The Terrirubrum flagellatum nucleotide sequence GGTGCCGTTCCGCATCCTGATCCCGAACATGATCACGCTGCTCGCGATCTGTTCGGGGCTCACAGCCGTGCGGCTGTCGATGGAAGGCAAGCTCGAATGGGCGGTTGGCGCGGTGGTGCTTGCAGCCATCCTCGACGCGGTCGACGGTCGCGTGGCGCGGATGCTCAAGGGCACGTCGAAATTCGGCGCCGAGCTCGATTCGCTCTGCGACTTCGTGAACTTCGGCTGCGTGCCGGCGCTGATGCTCTATTTCTTCTCGTTCAACGGCTACGGCAATTTCGGCTGGATCGCCGTGCTGCTATTCGCCATGGCGATGGCGCTGAGGCTCGCGCGCTTCAATGTGATGCTGGACGATCCCGATCGCCCGCCCTTCACCAAAGAGTTCTTCACCGGCATTCCGGCGCCCGCCGGCGCTTTGTGCGGCATGCTGCCGATCTATCTCCATCTCATCGGCATGCCGCGCTTTCCCGGCCTGCTCACACTCGAAATGATCTATCTGCTCGCCATCGCCGGCATGATGGTCAGCCGGGTGCCGACCTACGCCGCGAAATCCTTCGGCCAGCAGGTGCCGCGCGACATGGTGCTACCCTTCCTGATCGTGATCGTGGTCTTCGTTGTTCTGTTGGTCAGCTTCCCCTTCATCGTGCTGACGCTGATGACGCTCGGGTATCTCGCCGCGATCCCATGGGGCGTCTCGCGCTATCGCAGGCTGGCGGCGGAATATGAGGCCGCCAAGGCGGCGAGCGCCCCCACCGAGCCCACAGCGGCGGCCTGAGCAAGACGTCGAGCCGGCTTGCATCCGAGGGCGGGTCTCGCGGGTAAAGGCTGAGGCGCGAGCTTTCGCGCCTCCCTTTCGTTCGCGGCCGTCCCATGCGCAAAGCGTTCGCTCCCCTCGCCATTCTGCCGACATTGGCGACGACGCCGACCTCGGCCGGCTCAAGCTGGATTTTCGGCGACTGGGCGCGTCAGGACGGCGCTTCGCGGGTCAAAATCCGCAACTGCGGCGCTTCCATCTGTGTCGTAAACACCTGGATCCGCGACCCCAATTCCGGTGAAAAGGTTGGCGATCAGCTGATCCTGAAAGTCTCGCAAACGGCCGACGGCTGGACCGGCTCCGCCTATGACCCCCAGCGCAAGCTCAAAATGAGCATCACGCTGAAGGGCGACGCGTCGGCTATGACGTCGAGCGGCTGCGTGCTTGGCGGGCTGTTCTGCAAATCCGCGAGCTGGCGGCGCGCGCGATAGCAGCCTTCGTATGGTGTCGCTGGTGAACGCCGCGCTCGCCCTGCTTCTCGCTGTCATCGCGCTTTGCATCGTCATGGAGTCCGCCACGCTGGCGCAGCGCGCCACCGGCAAATTCGGCTGGGCTGATGTGTTCTGGACTTTCGGCGTCGGCGCCATCGCGGCCGCCCTTGCTCTGGCGCCTGCGCCGGACGCTCTCTTCGCGCGGCAAGCGCTTGTCGCAGCGCTCGCGATTATCTGGGCGCTGCGCCTCGGATTTCACATCGCCAGCAGATTGAAGGGAGGCGCGGATGATCCGCGCTACGTGAAACTCCATCGGGAATGGGGCGATCGCGCCAGCGTCAGGATGTTCCTGTTCCTGCAGGCGCAGGCTCTGGGCGGCGCGCCGCTCCTCCTCGCCGTGCTGCTCGCTTCGCGCGCGACGCCGGAGCGTCTGACCTTTCAGGATTTCGCAGGCGCTGCGATCGGGATCCTCGCCATCGCAGGCGAAGCGGCCGCTGATTTCCAACTCAAGAATTTTGGTCGCGACCCCGATAATCGCGGCATGGTCTGCGACAGAGGCCTTTGGGCCTGGTCGCGCCATCCCAATTACTTCTTCGAATGGTTGGGCTGGTTCGCCTATCCCGTGATTGCGATTCAGGCGGGAAGCGGCGCGTGGTCGTGGCTCGCGCTGCTTGCGCCGATCGCCATCTACTATTTCCTCGTCAATGTTTCCGGCGTCCCGCCGCTCGAACAGCACATGCTTGTGTCGCGCGGCGACGCCTATCGCGCCTATCAGGCGCGCACGAGCGCCTTCTTTCCTCTTCCTCCCCGTGCAAGGAATTCGCGATGAGTCTCGTCTCGCTCGCCACGAAAGCCGTCGAACGCCTGCCGATCGCAGACCCCATCACGCGCGCCGGCGTCAATTTTCTCGTCGGCCGCACCAGACGACAACTGGCTGTCGCCGATTTTTCCGATGAGGCTTTCATCGCCGAACTCGACAAGCGGCCAATCGCGATCAACACGGCCGAAGCCAATGCGCAGCATTACGAAATTCCTGCGGCATTCTTCGCCAGGGTGCTTGGGCCGCGGCGGAAATATTCATCGTGCCTCTATGTGCGGCCGGACGCCTCGCTCGCCGAAGCGGAGGAATGCGCGCTCGCGGAAACCGCCGCCCACGCTGATTTGCACGACGGTCAAAGCATTCTGGAGCTTGGCTGTGGATGGGGTTCGCTATCGCTCTGGATGGCGGAGAGGCTGCCGAAAGCCAGCATCACCGCTGTTTCAAACTCCCACTCCCAGCGCGCCTATATCGAAGCGGAGGCGGCGCGTCGCGGATTTCAGAATCTCACCGTCATCACCGCCGACATCAACGACTTCGCGCCAACACAGACATTCGACCGCGTCGTCTCCGTGGAGATGTTCGAGCATATGTCGAACTGGCGCGCCCTGCTGACGCGCGTGAGGAGCTGGATCGCGCCCGATGGCCTCCTGTTCATCCATATCTTCGCGCATCGCTCGACCGCCTATCTCTTTTCCCAAGGCGATTCAGACGACTGGATCGGCCAGCACTTCTTCACCGGCGGCATCATGCCGAGCCACTCGCTGATCCGAAGCTTCAGCGATCTGTTTGCAGTCGAAGAGGAATGGCGTTGGAGCGGAACGCATTATGCGCGCACCGCCCGGCACTGGCTCGAGAATTTCGATCGCGCCGCGGCGGAGACCAGGCGGATATTTGACGAGATCTATGGCGAAGAGGCTCCGCTATTCATGCGCCGATGGCGGCTGTTCTTCCTCGCAACGGAAGGTCTGTTTGGAAACGATAATGGAAACGCCTGGGGCGCGAGCCATTATCGGCTCCGACCGCAGAGTTGAGCGCTCTCGTCATTCGATGTGCGAAGGCGCCGCAGGCTCAACCGCGCGACAGGCGGCGCGCATTCTTCCTCACGCGCGCATAGGCCGGACGCGTCGCGGCGTCCGCCACAGCGTTCAGGCCCGAGGCGAAGCTGCCAATGTCGCCCGGCTGCAGTGCGAGATGGGTCCAGAGCTTCGCCGTCGCGCCGAAGGCGGCGATGGCGCCTTCCATGCCCGCCTCCCATTTCTCTGTCGTGGCGCGCAACGCCTCGCGCCGCGCCGGCCAGGCGAAAGGGTCGCAGGCGGCCTGAATCAGAATCGGCGTTCGCAGCGCAATGGTCACCGCGGCGGCCTGCGCGCTCGATGCGGCCGACCAGAAAGACGTCATCCAGTCCTGCGCCGCGTCAGAGGCGGCCTGTCGGGCGTTGCGCATTGAACTCTCCTGCGGGCCCCCAATGTAAAGGGCGGCCCGCCTGTTCCCAAACCGGGCGGATTCCGCTACTGAACCGCCCTTCCGCGACCTTTGTAAAGGATGAGCATGTCCAAAGAAGAACTTCTCGAATTTCCCGGCACGGTGTCGGAATTGCTGCCCAACGCCATGTTCCGGGTAAAGCTTGAAAACGATCACGAAATCACCGCGCATACGGCCGGAAAGATGCGCAAGAACAAGATCCGCGTGCTGGCCGGCGACAAGGTGCTGGTCGAGATGACGCCCTATGACCTGACCAAGGGTCGCATCACCTATCGTTTCAAATAATTTCCGCGATTCGAGCGCCTGACCTTGGCCCATTCCGGCTCCTGGCGACCCAAGCTGATCCTCGCTTCCGGCTCGCCGCGCCGCCTGGCGCTTCTCGAACAGATCGGCCTCAAGCCCGACGCGCTGCTCCCCGCCGACCTCGATGAAACGCCCCTCAAGGGCGAGAAGGGTCGGCCGCACGCGGTTCGCCTCGCCCGCGAAAAGGCGCTCGCCGCCGCGGCCGTGGCCGCCAGGACGAGCGAACTGGAAAAGAGCTTCGTGCTTGCCGCCGACACCGTCGTCTGGGCCGTGGGACGCATTCTGCCGAAACCCGATCTGGTCGATCAGGCCGCGCAATGCCTGCGCCTGCTCTCCGGCCGCTCGCATCGGGTCTACACCGCCATCGCGCTGGTGACGCCCGAGAACAAGCTCAGGCAGAAGCTCGTCGAGACCCGCATCCGCTTCAAGCGGCTGTCTAAGGACGATATCGAATCCTATCTCGCGTCAGGCGAATGGCGCGGCAAGGCGGGAGGCTACGCCATTCAGGGCCTCGCCGGCGCCTTCGCGCAGAAGATCGTCGGCTCCTATTCGTCGGTCGTTGGGCTGCCGCTCAACGAGACCATGACGCTCTTGGGCGGCGAAGGTTTCCCCGTCCATTTCAACTGGCTGAACGCCGCGTGACGCGGACTGCGCCTCAAATGAACGACAACGCTTCAACCACGACCGACGCCGCGAAGGCCTGCCCGATCTGCGGCAAGCCGCGTGACGCGCGCTTCCGTCCCTTCTGTTCGAAGCGCTGCGCCGACGTCGATCTCAATCGCTGGCTGAAGGGCTCCTACGCCATCCCCGTCACGGAGAATGATGATGAAGATGGCGAGGACGCCGCGGAGATACAGCCGCGCCGGGATTAGCGGTGCGATCAGTGGGTGCGATAAGTCCGCGTCGCGGCCGGGCGCGCATCGGCGATAACGGTCTCGCCGGCGACGCAAGTCTGACCGAGACCAACGAGCGGCGTCACGCCTTCCGGCAAATAGACATCGACGCGCGAACCGAATCTGATGAGGCCGTAGCGCTCGCCCGCCAGCAGCGTTTCGCCTTCGCGCGTGAAGGAGACGATGCGGCGCGCGATGAGGCCCGCGATCTGCACGATGCCGAAGCGCTGGCCGTTGCTCTCGATGATCATCGAGGAACGCTCATTGTCATCAGACGCCTTGTCGAGATCGGCGTTGAGAAAGAGGCCGGGACGATAGGCGATCTTCTCGATCCGGCCGGGAACCGGCGCGCGATTCACATGGCAGTCGAACACGTTCATGAACACCGAGATGCGCGTCATCGGCAGATCGGAGAGACCAAGCTCCGGCGGCGGAACAGCGGACGCGATCATCGACACGCGGCCATCGGCTGGCGAGATCACCAGCCCTTCCGCCATCGGCGTCGTGCGCGCGGGATCGCGGAAGAAATAGCAGCACCACATCGTCAGGATGAATCCGATCCATCCCAGCGGCTGCCAGATGTAAGACAGGATCGCCGTCGCCACCGCGAACGCCAGGATGAAGATGTAGCCTTCGTGATGGATCGGAACGATCTGCTTGCGGATCGAGTCGATGACGGACATGTTTCCCTCAGTTCAATTCAGCGCGCTTGCGCGCATCAAACAGTTAGCGAAACGCGCACGCTCGGCGCTTCCGCGTCACGCGCACGCTTGATGGTTTCCTCGGCTTCGGCGACCTGCCGCTGGCGGTTCCACAACGCAGCGTAGGCGCCGTCCAGCGCCAGCAGTTGCGCATGGGAGCCGCGTTCGACGATCACGCCCTGATCGAGCACGATGATCTCGTCGGCGTTGATGACGGTCGAGAGCCGGTGCGCGATGACGACAGTCGTGCGTCCCTTCGAGACGCGATCGAGCGCTGTCTGGATTTCGCGTTCGGTGAAGGTGTCGAGCGCGGATGTCGCCTCGTCGAGCACAAGGATCGGCGGCCCTTTCAGGATGGTGCGCGCGATCGCGACACGCTGCTTCTCGCCGCCCGAGAGTTTCAGACCGCGCTCGCCGACCGACGTCTCGTAGCCCTCAGGCAGACTGCGGATGAAACCGTCGATCTGGGCCAGCCGCGCCGCCTCCTCGACCTCCGCGTCGGTCGCGTCCCAACGGCCATAACGGACATTGTAGCGGATGCTGTCGTTGAACAGCACCGTGTCCTGCGGGACCATGCCGATGGCGGAGCGCAGCGACACCTGCGTGACCTCGCGGATGTCCTGCCCGTCGATCGTGATGCGCCCGCCCTGCGGCTCGTAGAAGCGGAACAACAGGCGCGAAATCGTCGATTTGCCTGCGCCCGATGGTCCCACGATTGCGATCGTCTTGCCCGAGGGCACCTCGAAGGACACGCCCTTGAGGATCGGCCGTTCCGGCACATAGGCGAAATGGACGTTCTCGAAGCGCACCGCCGCTTCGCTCACCTTCAGATCGGGCGCGCCCGGCTTGTCCTGAATTTCCGGCCCCCGCGCGAGCAGCGTGAACATCTCCTCGATGTCGAGCGAGGCCTGCTTGATCTCGCGATAGAGCGTGCCCATGAAATTGAGCGGCTGGTAGAGCTGCAGCAGCAGCGCGTTGATCAGGATGAAGTCGCCGATCGTATTACGTCCGTCGCGGATCGCCTGCACGCAGAGCGCCATCGACAACATCAGCCCGATCGAGAAGATCAGC carries:
- a CDS encoding phosphatidylcholine/phosphatidylserine synthase, with protein sequence MSTDEFLPPDEAPPAGRLRRFPKVPFRILIPNMITLLAICSGLTAVRLSMEGKLEWAVGAVVLAAILDAVDGRVARMLKGTSKFGAELDSLCDFVNFGCVPALMLYFFSFNGYGNFGWIAVLLFAMAMALRLARFNVMLDDPDRPPFTKEFFTGIPAPAGALCGMLPIYLHLIGMPRFPGLLTLEMIYLLAIAGMMVSRVPTYAAKSFGQQVPRDMVLPFLIVIVVFVVLLVSFPFIVLTLMTLGYLAAIPWGVSRYRRLAAEYEAAKAASAPTEPTAAA
- a CDS encoding Maf-like protein, with product MAHSGSWRPKLILASGSPRRLALLEQIGLKPDALLPADLDETPLKGEKGRPHAVRLAREKALAAAAVAARTSELEKSFVLAADTVVWAVGRILPKPDLVDQAAQCLRLLSGRSHRVYTAIALVTPENKLRQKLVETRIRFKRLSKDDIESYLASGEWRGKAGGYAIQGLAGAFAQKIVGSYSSVVGLPLNETMTLLGGEGFPVHFNWLNAA
- a CDS encoding cyclopropane-fatty-acyl-phospholipid synthase family protein → MSLVSLATKAVERLPIADPITRAGVNFLVGRTRRQLAVADFSDEAFIAELDKRPIAINTAEANAQHYEIPAAFFARVLGPRRKYSSCLYVRPDASLAEAEECALAETAAHADLHDGQSILELGCGWGSLSLWMAERLPKASITAVSNSHSQRAYIEAEAARRGFQNLTVITADINDFAPTQTFDRVVSVEMFEHMSNWRALLTRVRSWIAPDGLLFIHIFAHRSTAYLFSQGDSDDWIGQHFFTGGIMPSHSLIRSFSDLFAVEEEWRWSGTHYARTARHWLENFDRAAAETRRIFDEIYGEEAPLFMRRWRLFFLATEGLFGNDNGNAWGASHYRLRPQS
- a CDS encoding ABC transporter ATP-binding protein/permease encodes the protein MSIALPQTETRAAPPPKGGFLSAFRSLWPYLWPQDRSDLQTRVVAAFVLLVAGRLMLLAIPYALKWTTDALAGGGHGSVGLAELWPWLAAAPLALTLAYGLARVLSAALIQLRDSVFAPVFMHAVRRLALETFAHLHRLSLRFHLERKTGGLTRVLERGRNAIEELVRLGLNQLVPVIVEFLLLIAILLWQFEWRYVVILVAMVCVYMFFTVKATDWRISIRRSMNESDTDANTKAIDSLLNFETVKYFVAEKRETERYDKSVSTYEKNSIRAYQSLAALNFGQALIFSIGLMLSMALCVQAIRDGRNTIGDFILINALLLQLYQPLNFMGTLYREIKQASLDIEEMFTLLARGPEIQDKPGAPDLKVSEAAVRFENVHFAYVPERPILKGVSFEVPSGKTIAIVGPSGAGKSTISRLLFRFYEPQGGRITIDGQDIREVTQVSLRSAIGMVPQDTVLFNDSIRYNVRYGRWDATDAEVEEAARLAQIDGFIRSLPEGYETSVGERGLKLSGGEKQRVAIARTILKGPPILVLDEATSALDTFTEREIQTALDRVSKGRTTVVIAHRLSTVINADEIIVLDQGVIVERGSHAQLLALDGAYAALWNRQRQVAEAEETIKRARDAEAPSVRVSLTV
- a CDS encoding DUF2147 domain-containing protein, which codes for MRKAFAPLAILPTLATTPTSAGSSWIFGDWARQDGASRVKIRNCGASICVVNTWIRDPNSGEKVGDQLILKVSQTADGWTGSAYDPQRKLKMSITLKGDASAMTSSGCVLGGLFCKSASWRRAR
- the yacG gene encoding DNA gyrase inhibitor YacG, producing the protein MNDNASTTTDAAKACPICGKPRDARFRPFCSKRCADVDLNRWLKGSYAIPVTENDDEDGEDAAEIQPRRD
- a CDS encoding phosphatidylserine decarboxylase, whose product is MSVIDSIRKQIVPIHHEGYIFILAFAVATAILSYIWQPLGWIGFILTMWCCYFFRDPARTTPMAEGLVISPADGRVSMIASAVPPPELGLSDLPMTRISVFMNVFDCHVNRAPVPGRIEKIAYRPGLFLNADLDKASDDNERSSMIIESNGQRFGIVQIAGLIARRIVSFTREGETLLAGERYGLIRFGSRVDVYLPEGVTPLVGLGQTCVAGETVIADARPAATRTYRTH
- the infA gene encoding translation initiation factor IF-1; amino-acid sequence: MSKEELLEFPGTVSELLPNAMFRVKLENDHEITAHTAGKMRKNKIRVLAGDKVLVEMTPYDLTKGRITYRFK
- a CDS encoding DUF1295 domain-containing protein, whose product is MVSLVNAALALLLAVIALCIVMESATLAQRATGKFGWADVFWTFGVGAIAAALALAPAPDALFARQALVAALAIIWALRLGFHIASRLKGGADDPRYVKLHREWGDRASVRMFLFLQAQALGGAPLLLAVLLASRATPERLTFQDFAGAAIGILAIAGEAAADFQLKNFGRDPDNRGMVCDRGLWAWSRHPNYFFEWLGWFAYPVIAIQAGSGAWSWLALLAPIAIYYFLVNVSGVPPLEQHMLVSRGDAYRAYQARTSAFFPLPPRARNSR